In the genome of Capra hircus breed San Clemente chromosome 17, ASM170441v1, whole genome shotgun sequence, one region contains:
- the LOC102174962 gene encoding zinc finger protein 280B has protein sequence MEPPCMLCEEDQEPEPQKSVGETKQVDDEDAELIFVGVEHVNEDADLIFVGMTSTSKPVVSNILNRVTPGSCSRRKRYGHFRKDNAHKSQPVSHVIPTLEAKTVLPVSDSESRSTDSPIIIEPLSKPDYKNISPQIVPNSFSELCSPLITFTSSLQHPVETAVSAGDMNKSPRVSKRLSSSETNSTNPKRPKLSDGITGKHSLALSPSGIFRTVTTEQSTPDSVHTSLSHVQNGEPCPTAFPKDSVHCKPVSPLGENGLTKTDFPSLASPNKIVDPTEGNLIVLLRDFYYGQHIGDGQPEPKTHTAFKCLSCLKVLKNVKFMNHMKHHLELERQRGDSWKNHTTCQHCHRQFPTPFQLQCHIESVHTPQEPSAVCKICELSFETDQVLLEHMKDNHKPGEMPYVCQVCNYRSSVFADVDSHFRAYHGNTKNLLCPFCLKIFKTATPYMCHYRGHWEKSFHQCSKCRLQFLTFKEKMEHKTQCHQMFKKPKQLEGLPPETKVVIQVSLEPLQPGLVEVASITVNTADSEPSPPKSKSRSSKKTR, from the coding sequence atggaacCACCATGTATGTTATGTGAAGAAGACCAAGAGCCAGAACCACAGAAAAGTGTAGGAGAAACCAAACAAGTAGATGATGAAGATGCTGAACTGATCTTTGTTGGAGTGGAACatgtaaatgaagatgctgaTCTGATCTTTGTTGGGATGACCTCAACTTCAAAACCAGTCGTTTCAAACATATTGAACAGAGTTACCCCAGGTTCctgttcaaggagaaaaaggtatggTCACTTCAGGAAAGACAATGCTCACAAATCACAGCCTGTTAGTCATGTGATTCCTACATTAGAAGCAAAgactgtcttgccagtttctgactctgaatCAAGATCAACAGATAGTCCTATTATTATTGAGCCTTTGTCTAaacctgattataaaaatatttcaccacaaATAGTGCCTAATAGCTTTTCAGAGTTATGTTCTCCTTTGATTACCTTCACAAGTTCATTGCAGCATCCAGTAGAAACAGCAGtttctgcaggagatatgaataaaagtcctcGTGTATCAAAGCGACTTTCCAGTTCTGAAACAAATAGCACAAATCCCAAAAGGCCTAAACTCAGTGATGGAATTACAGGGAAACATTCTTTAGCTTTGtccccttcaggtatttttcGTACAGTGACTACTGAGCAAAGCACACCAGACAGTGTTCATACCTCATTAAGCCATGTTCAGAATGGAGAACCTTGTCCAACAGCTTTTCCAAAggacagtgttcattgcaagcctgtaagtcctttaggggaaaatggactgacaaaaactgactttccaagtttagcaagtccaaacaagattgttgatcccacagaaggaaatctgattgtgttGCTTCGTGACTTCTACTATGGACAGCATATAGGAGATGGGCAGCCAGAACCGAAGACTCACACAGcctttaaatgcctcagctgcttgaaagttctaaaaaatgtcaagtttatgaatcacatgaagcaccatttggaacttgagaggcagagaggtgacagctggaaaaaccacaccacctgccagcactgccaCCGCCAGTTTCCCACCCcattccagctgcagtgtcacattgaaagtgtccacacTCCCCAGGAGCCCTCTGCGGTCTGTAAAATCTGTGAgttgtcctttgagacagatcaggttctcttagagCACATGAAAGACAATCATAAGCCTGGCGAAATGCCCTATGTATGCCAGGTTTGCAATTACAGATCATCAGTTTTTGCAGATGTGGATTCACATTTCAGAGCATACCATGGAAACACTAAGAATTTGCTTTGCCcgttttgtctcaaaatttttaaaactgcaacaCCATACATGTGTCATTatagagggcactgggaaaagagttttcaccagtgttccaaatgtcggctacagtttttaactttcaaagagaaaatggagcacaagacccagtgtcatcaaatgtttaagaagcctaagcagctagaaggattacctcctgaaacaaaagttgttatCCAGGTATCACTGGAACCTCTGCAACCAGGATTGGTGGAAGTAGCATCCATTACTGTGAACACAGCTGATTCTGAACCATCACCCCCCAAATCTAAAAGTAGGAGTTCAAAAAAAACCCGTTAA